TcaagtccccattgtgcgaacagCTAGGGTGCCGTCATAGGTGTCAGTTCTTCAGACGGCTGCTTGATGAAATTGCTGAATCTCTGGAATTTGTCGCAGGACTGGACATAGGCTTGCGCATCCTTCATCATTGTAGAACAATAGTATCCTGCATGGATCAACTTGTGTACTAGTAATCGCGCACccgagtggtttccgcagataccCTCGTGTACTTCTCTCATCACATAATCTGCTTCCTCTTGGTCTAAACACCTCAGGTACGATCGAGAGAAACCTCTTTTATATAAGACGTCCTTTATCAGTATGAACCGTGATGCCTGGACCTTCAACTTTCTTGCGGCGCCCTTCTCGTCCGGTAACACCCCAGTTTTTAGGTAGGATATCAATGGCATAGTCCAGTTGCATTCAAAGTTTACCACCTGCATATTTGTTCCATCATCGATAAGTGAGGAGATTTGAACGAATGATAACACCTGTTCGGGAACCAGCATAAATTCGGCTGACGCAGCTTTTGCTAGATGGTCGGCGCATTCGTTTTCTTCCCTTGGGATCTGAATGAATTCGACTTCGAGGTCGCTGATTCGGTATTTTACTTCTTCTAAACATCTCTTCATTCTATCGTTCTTGCACGCGTAGTCACCATTGATCTGACTCGTTACCACCTGTGAATCGCAGTGTACGACTATGTTTTCTGCTCCCGCGGACTTTGCAAGGTCTAGCCCTACCACCAAGGCTTCATACTCTACCTCGTTGTTGGTTGTGGGGAAATCCAGTCGGATCATACATTGGATCTTGTCCCCCTGTGGAGTTTGGATCATTACGCCGGCTCCCCCGGCTCATCTATTTGAAGATCCGTCTGTATAGATATTCCAttgttctttctcttcctccacCTGGCCTTCCCCGAGAGTGAACTCGGCGACGAAGTCAACTACCACCTGCCCTTTTATGGCTGTCCGCGGGCGGTATtggatgtcaaactcactcagcTGTACTACCCACAAAGCCATTCTTCCTGCTACTTCTGGGCTACTTATGGCTTTTCTCAATGGCTTATCCGTTAAGATAACGATTGTATGCGCTTGGAAGTATAGCTTAAGTCTTCGCGCGGCGATTACCAACGCGAAAGCCAACTTCTCCATCTGAAGGTACCTTTCTTCTGCTCCTCAGAGTGCTCGGCTGGTAAAGTAGACTGGTTTCTAGGATCCATCCTCCTCTCTCACCAAAGCTGCGCTTGCTGCAGCTTGTGAAACGGCTAAATATAAGTAGAGTTCTTTGCCCGGCATGGATGGACAGAGCAACGGTGGAGATGAGAGATATGCCTTCAAGTCGTTGAATGTCGTCTGGCATTCATCCATCCACTCAAATGATTTCCTTAGAATGCGGAAGAATGGTAAACACCTATCCGTCGCCCttgagacgaacctgtttaggGTTGCGATCTTTCCGTTTAAACTTTGGACCTTCTTAACCGTCCTTGGTGGTTCCAACTCCATTATGGCTCGCACCTTCTCTGGATTGAcctctattcctctttgggacaccatgaaacCCAAGAACTTCCCAGCTGTCACTCCGAATGCGCACTTGTTTGGATTTAGCTTCATGTTGAATGATCGGAGCGTATCGAATGTCTCCTTGAGGTCGTCTAGGTGATCAATTTCATGCAGGTTTTTTACCAACATGTCGTCAACATAAACCTGTACGTTCCTGCCGATCTGAtgtgcaaacatcttgttcattagcctttggtatgttgcccTAGCATTTTTGAGtccgaaaggcatcaccttgtagcagAATAATTCCTGGCTTGTGACGAAggaggtcttctcttgatcagaTTAGTCCATCCTGATCTGGTTGTAGCCGGAGAAAGCGTCCATAAAGCTTGGGAGCTGGTGTCTTGCAGTTGAATCCACCAAGGTATCTATTTGTGGGAGCGGGTAGCTGTCTTTAGGGCAAGCCTTGTTGAGGTCCATGAAATCTACACACATCCTTCAATTTCCGTTGGCCCTTTTAACCATAACAACGTTTGCCAACCAGTCGGGGTAGTATACTTCCCGGACGAAACCTGCCTCTAGTAATTTTCGAGTCTCCTCGGCTATGGCCTTGTCCCGCTCCTGGGCGAAAACTCGTTTCTTTTGCCGAATTGGAGGGAATGAGGGCGACACATTTAACTTGTGGACCATGACTGAGgggtcgattcctggcatgtcttcatgactccaGGTGAACATGTCTTGGTTATCTCTGAGGAAAGTCGTGATCGTTTGGCGTACTGGCCAACTGGCTAGTGTGCAAATATTAATCGTCTGTTCAGGCCTCGTGTCATTAAGTCTCACCTCTTCTAGCTCTTCAACTGGCTCTGCTAATGCTCGCTACTTTCCGATACACATTGTTTGCTGTTGATCCTTCATTTCTAACATGGCAATATAGCATTCCCGCGTTGCTATTTGATTTCCCCACAGTTCTCCCACCCTATACTCCGTCGGGAATTTAATCATTAGGTGGTATGTTGAAGTTACCACCTTCCAGGAATTGAGAGTGGGTCACCCGAGGATGGCATTGTAGGCGGACGAGCAGCCGACCACGAGAAAAGTTACCTCTTTAGTGATCTGCTGAGGATAGTCACCTGCCGTCACAACTAGTGTTATTGCGCCCAAAGGGAACACCTTCTTTCCCCAAAATCCCATGAGTGGGGCATTCGTTGGCGTCAACCGTTCCTTGTCAATTCTCATTTGCTGGAATGCTGGATAGTACAGGATGTCTACTGAGCTGCCGTTGTCGACGAGGACCCGATGCATGTTATAATCCCCTATTTGCAAGCTGACCACAAGTGCGTGGTCATGAGGATGATGAAGTCTCTGTGCGTCGTCATGaggatgatgaagtttctgagcGTCATCCTCTGAAAATCCGATAACAGGGTTATCTATTCGCGGCATCTTGGGTATGGATCTTGTAAGTTGGACGCTATGGACCATCTTGAGGTAGGTTTTGTGGGCTTTTTTGGAAGATTCGGCTACGGTTGTACCCCCTACGATCATTCTTATGTCCCCTATAGGTGGTCTAGGGTGCTCGTTCTCCCGTCGTGGGGCCTGTTCCTGCGGCGGATCGGTTCTTTCCCTACTGACGAACCTATGTAGCTTcccttgtctgataagggcctCAATCTGCTGTTTTAGGCCGTAGCAGTTGGCTGTGTCATGCCCGTGGTCTCGGTGAAAGTGACAATACTTGTCCCTTGGccttttgttgggatctccCTTTAATTTACCAGGGAACGTCAGTGCTCCTTTATCGATCAAGGCGGTTAATAGAGTGAAATTGGTGAACCTTCCAGTGGGGGGTCTAGGGCGCTTTTCATCTCGTTGATCTCCGATTCTAGCAACCTTTCGCCCTCTGTCTTGTCGCGTGTCCTCctgtctctccctcttcttaGGCTTCTCTTCGCGGGCTAGCaatgcatcttctgcattcatgtaTTTGGTAGCTCTGTAGAGCACGTCTGTCATGGTCTTCGGGTCATTcttgtataaagaaaacaaaaacttacccttccgtAGCCCGCTAGTAAATGCAGCTACGAGTATCTTATTGTCAGCTTCGTTAATTGAAAGGGCTTCCTTGTTGAAATGAGTTATGTAGGCCCGCAGTGTctcgtcttctcgctgcttgatGCTCATTAAGCACGCGGTGGACCTTTTGTACCGATGTCCGCCTATGAAGTGCGAGGTGAACTGGGCGCTCAACTCCTTGAAAGTATTGATGGAGCTTGGTGTCAATCTATTAAACCAAACCCTCGCAGGGCCCTTCAGTGTCGTcgggaatgccctacacatgatctcgTTTGGtaccccttgaaggtgcattagggtcttgaaAGTCTCTAGATGAtcgagggggtccttgaccccgtcgtAGCTTTCAATCTGAGGCATGCGGAATTTCGATGGTAGGGGGAATGAGTTGACGGACGTAGTGAATGGTGAGTCAGTTCTGTTTACTAGGTCATCAAGATCAGTggatactcgtcccttgagggcattcatcatgacctccatctgctccttcatcgcctgcatctctgcgATAATAGACGGAGGGGCAAAATTCATGAGAGATGGAAGGCTTATGTTTTGCCGCTCTGGTCTGCTTGGGGCGTTACTGCCCTCTGGCTTCTCCTGGTCCCTTCGTTCGGCACTATTACCTTCTTGGTTTTCCTCCAGAACGTTAGGTCCTGCATCCTTTTGGTGTAGCTGCTCCTCCAGATCATGGTTCTGCTTTGTGAGTTGTTCTACTGCTGCTATGAGAGTCTGGACCTGTCTCTCTAATGCAGTAGATCTTGGCGGCTCGTCTTCTTAAACGTTGTTGGTGGTAGCCatcgagcgagtgagtaccatgtgaCTCTTATGTCCAGGAGGTGATAGTCTGGCTAAACTCTTCGCGTTCCCACAAATGGCGCCAACTAATGATGCcgtaaaatcaccagtgagctacacgatTCACGCTTGCTTAAACTaacaacctgcaagaagaaagaagtaatCTCGCAgagggcaccggtgtggtgtcggccataccctccgaaggtcaagttagaattattctcaaatctagAGTGTTAGAGAAGGggaaattatgcgtaccttgatttgtgagggtattggggcttttatagtagtaggttGGCCTCTCCTCCTtgatgtagaagtcttttccttataggaatcctcttgagtaatcccaaacgtgatggacaagacatttccttgtagagaggATTTTCCATTAACGCGTGTATCTTCTGGAATGCTCTTTGCACTAGGTTTCTGATTTCCTTTGAGACTCTACGTGGGTAACAAGTATCTGGAATCATTCTAGGCCCTGGGCTCACCTATTGCCAGCCCATGGGCTTGGATCTGTTAGGCCCAATGTGGTCAAGGTTCGTGTCAGATATGCAATTTGTTGTTGATCATCATTTCAATGTAGGACTTGATGATTTTACCCTAGTTAAGCAAGTAATTAGGTGTaatatcattaatttttattacttataaaaaaaattattttattttctgtaAAGATTCTAAAAATCTTGAGTAAAAACTTTTTTGCTCAAAATTGTGTGTTTTCCCTAAGACTTCATTGTTTTTTTCCAAGGATCAAGACGAGGAACTCTTATTCATTTGGTGATCAAGATGTGCACCTCAATGTCAGCATTCCATCGTAGGTTTCCTTGTTCTTAGCATTGTTATTGCAGGGTTTTTCACCCTCCAGACGTATTTTTATGGTTCGGTTCAATCGAGTGTGTGGACTACAAAATGTGTTTGCAACCTCTCATTTTCATAGTAGATTAAAATGCTTGATTAGTGTAGGAATTTGACCCCTAGGTGATGTGAATTGATTGAAGAGGTTGCCAAAGAAGAGCAAGGGGAATATGAAAAGCGTGCTACTGCTGGAGCATCTAGGTAAATGTATACGAAAAAACACTTTATTTCTTTGCTAATTCATAGAAAGTCAAGCTTAGCAAAAAAGGATAAAGGCAACTGAAGGAAAAGCATCAATTGTTTAAAGACCCACCCACTCTATATGTTTTGTAGGAGTGACTCTGGGTAGTTTTTGTCcgagtctttttctttttttggagagCGTGGGGTGGTTTGTTAAGCTAGGGTATGtaattttttccttataaatcaCAATGGTAGGTATTATTTGGGGTGACCAAATTTGATCACTTGCATCCAACATATCAAAGTTGTTATtgtacatattatttatttttctttaatattttccatTGCCAAGAACATCAAGTCAGTTTATCTGTCATTTTTGTATTATGTTATGACTAACGTCACATGGAATAAATTTTAGAGTTGGCTATATAGATGGTTATATAAGCTTTTAGAAAGTTAAACATTATTCAATTGGTTTTTTCTCACGCTATCAGGTTTGACAAGTGCTTGTTTATGCAATAGGATTGGATGTGCCCTTATTCTGGTTTTGAATATTGTGAATTCATGAGCATGTTAAATGCAATTCGGTAGAGTTCATGGCAACAAGGTTTGaatccaaacatgtttggatgTAACGGCTACAACacctactaaaaaaattaacatgattacatattttaaaaatataatcgTTGAATagtatgttttttatattcttaaaacaagtccaattttatgccaattgaatgttatttattatttgatccataaacttatattttatacataattttatattacaaaaacttgaaatttaattatTCGTTAATaatatagctattgatttttaattttctgaaaattttgcaagaatgaAGGATAtaggaagaaaatgtaatctatcGTAGGATTTGTCAAAGACTCAATATtcacatctatatataataataataagtaaaattgagagaaaatccaattagatttaaaattgaaattcaattagagtctaattttgcactatgtgtctcatctaatctaagtttttaaatttttgtaccaagtgagttaattaaatgtaaaaattgggtttcaattagagtttaattttgcaacATGTGTTCCAtataatctaagttttttaatttttgtaccaaataagttaatttagtgtaaaaaatgaggagtccaatataagtaaactataaaaacataattttttaatgattttatatttatgaccccccccccccctttttttgtagaactaaaaacaattcaagtttataagtcatctatatatatatatatatatatataagtaaaactgaaaaaaaaaaatccaattagatttcaaattggaattcaattagagtttaattttgcatcacatgtctcatctaatcaaaatttaaaattttttttgaaccaAGTGAGTTagtttagtgtaaaaattggatttcaattagagttatatatatatatatatatttataataataataataataataataggtaaaggtgagagaaaatccaattagatttcaaattgaaattcaatcaaagtctaattttgcgccacgtatctcatctaatctaagtttttaaatttttgtgccaagtgagttaattcaatgtaaaaattagatttcaattagagtttaattttgtgacaTGTGTTCcatctaatttaagtttttaaatttttgtaacaaatgagttaatttagtataaaaaacgaggagtccaatataagtaAATCATAAAAACATATAGGTAAAActgagaaaaaattcaattagatttcaaattggaattcaattagagtctaattttgcaccacgtgtaccatctaattaaaattttaaattttttttgaaccaAGTTAGTTagtttagtgtaaaaattgggttttaattagagtttaattttatggcacatgtcccatctaattgaaattttttattattttttttatttttttatttttttttatttttgtgccaaatgagttaatttagagtAGAAAATGAggagtctaatataaataaatcataaaaaacataatcatatatctaacactatatataaaattagaggaagaaagagtttgaatgattttatatttgtgagacttttgtttttttttataactaaaaacaattcaaatttataagtcatctatatatatatatatatatatatataaaggtaaagtttagagaaaatccaattagattcttcaattgaagtccaattttgcatcatgttttctaaattatttatttttcgagagagttttatttcttaattttggaattaaatgtgggaccatatcataaatatccattcaagtgagttattgtgtacaaaaaccaaaaagtctagaattaataaacataaaaatatttttaaaaaatgaacaatttacattttctacctaataatattcttaaaagacttttttaagagttaaaaaaaaaaaatatatatatatatatatatatgagaatgactatcaataatatttaaattatatatgtaaaaattatactatgcaccttaatgtgtatcttttaagtatatccatgcatatgcatggagttacaagctagtttaATAAAAAGACATTGAGTGGAATTGTTTCCATTTGTTTGGAGCCAAAATTTTTccaagaaaaagagagttaacaaatttttttgaaagaatttgCAAGATTTACGATTTCCTTGCCATTACCTACCACTTCATGGCTAGTCTCCTAGCCCCTCGGGGAAGGttcatttctctatttttgcacAACTCGCTTATTCAACTAAagcaaacaataaaaaaacacaatcttaATCCATTAAAATTACACATCAAATACAAATTTTGCACAACATAATATTAATTAAGATTCAATCTTTGGAATCAAAATCCAGCAAGAAGAGGCACACATACATATAATCATTAAAATGCAAGGCTATGCAAACCTAAAATTGAACAACTTATGGTGATGAAACACCACAAAACAGTAGCAATGCAAGGCTATGCACTCTTGAAATTGAACAACTTACGGTAATGAATCACAACAAAACAATAGCAAGTGTCAATACACACGTCAATGAGGTTAAACCACGCCCTACGCCAATATGGATTTATGTAGAGTACTGCAACAATTCCCAACAAGACTGTTATGTAAATCACCGAAAAGCTTATGTAGAAGACACCCATGTCCATCAAACTATCACCTTCTTCCCCCTCATTATCCACTGGAGTTGTAAACGGTGGTCTGATTCTAGTGCAACCATTCTGTAATGGAGGTCCACACAAGAGAGGGTTCCCCTTATAACTGTTTTCATCAAAAGTAATGAATTGATTTTTTCTGTCGGGTGTTGCACCTGATAAGTTGTTGTGTGCCACACTAAAGACTGCTAGAGAGGTCATTTCAGTCAATTGAGGTTGAATTTTACCCTTCAAATTGTTGTAGGAAAGATCCAGACTTTCTATTTGCTTTAGATTTGAGAATGTTACAGGGATTGATCCGGATAGATTGTTGTGTGACAAGTTCAATGCACGAATGCTGCTGTTTATCCTACCGAGTTCCGGTGGGATATTACCTTCTAGATTGTTGCACGAGAGGTCAATTCCAAACATGTACTCGAGGATGTAACCCTTGTAGGTGTAAGTTCTACTTTTTGTTGCAAACTGTACTTCTTCTTCAACATTCACAGATGGATCAAACATAAATATGCCATAGTATAGAGCTTCAATAATTGTTGAATATAGTGACAAACTACTTGAATAAGTTTCCCTTGAATACAAACCTCCGAAGGAATTATCCTGGGTGGATGCATCAAAAGTAATGTTACTCAAGCAATGAGGTATAGGACctgaaaatttattgtaggAAAGATCCAAAATGTTTAAGTGTTGCAAAAGGCATAATTGAACTGGAATTTGATCTCCTAAATGATTTCCTTTCAAGAGGAGAATTCTCAATGATGAGAGGCTGCCAATCCAATTGGGAATGTTGCCAGTTAGAAGGTTATCTCGAAGATTCAGTGCAAATAGATTGGAGTTGTTCTGGAAAGCACTTGGAATTGGACCActcaagaaatttttatttaattgaaaaaagttGATACTTGAGGAATTGAAGCAAGATGGAATATAGCCAAACAGATTGTTGTCAGAAAGGTCAAGAAATGTGAGATGAACGAGTTTGCATAACTCGATTGGAATAGGACCTTCAAGATGATTTTTTGCCATGAAAATGTCCTCTAAAGATGAAATGTTCCCAATCCATGTTGGAAGTATGCCTGAGAAATGATTGTTGTCCAAATATAAATAATGTAGATTAGTCAAATTAAAATTGGTAGGAAATATTTGGCCATTGAAGCTATTGTTTGATAATATGAGAAATTCTAGTCGGTAGCAACCCATTATGAAATGCATTGGTATTGTTCCTGGAAAATGATTCTCAGACAAGTCTAGACCGGTTAAGAAAACCAAATTCCCAAAAGAAGTAGGAATATTGCCTTCAAATTCATTTCTagacatatttaaaaatttcaaatttggaaaaattaaacCAAGGTTTGTGGGAATTGGACCATGTAAGTAATTATCTGAAATATCTATGATAAAAATGTTGGGATGAATATCATATGGTACTATGAAAGGCCCTCTGAAAGAGTTATTTTTTAGATCAAAAGCCTCCAATCTTGTATTGTTCTCTAATAACCAGTTAGAGAACTGCCCAACCAACTTGTTGTGAGAGAGATTAATTACTCGCAAATCATATTGGTATTGAAGAAATCTGGGAGTTGTGCTATTGTGAATGTTAAATGAACATTTAGACAAACTGAAAACCTTTAATTGAAAGGTTGGAATCCAAGTAAGAGAATCAGTTTCCAAAGCTAATATATTGTTATCACCGACTAGGATCTTAAGATTTGAGAGgttgaaaaggaaggaaaatgtGGACGGGATCAAGAACTTGTTATCTGAGAAAGAAAGATACACAAGTGACGACAAACTTGATAGTGGAGACTGGGCAATGTTCTCATTGAAGTGATTATAAGAGAGATCCAATACTTGGAGTGATGTCAAGTTTGCCATACATGAAGGTAGTCTCCCTTCAAAATTATTGCCGCTGAGGTATATCTCTTGGATTTTCTTAAGTTCACACCAACCTGTATAATGTGATAATTAGTTATTATGTTCTACCATTGTAATTATTCAAAGCAATAtcattgtgaaaaaaaaaaaaaaaaaacctacctaGGTCAGGTAGGTTGCCATTCAATCCACAGTCTTTCACTGCCAATACCTTAAGAGAAGTCAAAACTCCAATTTTTTGAAGAAGACTTTTATCAATCGATGAATTATCCAACTTCAACTGCTCAAGGTTGTTTAGTTTGCTTAACtctaaaacaaaagcaaaaatctTAAATTAGTACTAATTGCTCAAAATTATTAGGATACCACACAAAAGTGTTAAAGTAGCGAAGACCACTTCCACAACTAAGATTCTTTGAaagaaagtaattttattttatctaata
This genomic stretch from Quercus robur chromosome 4, dhQueRobu3.1, whole genome shotgun sequence harbors:
- the LOC126722125 gene encoding uncharacterized protein LOC126722125 — encoded protein: MNALKGRVSTDLDDLVNRTDSPFTTSVNSFPLPSKFRMPQIESYDGVKDPLDHLETFKTLMHLQGVPNEIMCRAFPTTLKGPARVWFNRLTPSSINTFKELSAQFTSHFIGGHRYKRSTACLMSIKQREDETLRAYITHFNKEALSINEADNKILVAAFTSGLRKGKFLFSLYKNDPKTMTDVLYRATKYMNAEDALLAREEKPKKRERQEDTRQDRGRKVARIGDQRDEKRPRPPTGRFTNFTLLTALIDKGALTFPGKLKGDPNKRPRDKYCHFHRDHGHDTANCYGLKQQIEALIRQGKLHRFVSRERTDPPQEQAPRRENEHPRPPIGDIRMIVGGTTVAESSKKAHKTYLKMVHSVQLTRSIPKMPRIDNPVIGFSEDDAQKLHHPHDDAQRLHHPHDHALVVSLQIGDYNMHRVLVDNGSSVDILYYPAFQQMRIDKERLTPTNAPLMGFWGKKVFPLGAITLVVTAGDYPQQITKERALAEPVEELEEVRLNDTRPEQTINICTLASWPVRQTITTFLRDNQDMFTWSHEDMPGIDPSVMVHKLNVSPSFPPIRQKKRVFAQERDKAIAEETRKLLEAGFVREVYYPDWLANVVMVKRANGN
- the LOC126722872 gene encoding receptor-like protein 15 → MELLGHFCWWLVVLVLVHFGMNGCFGCWEEERIALLQYKASTINYTFEYHFTPWDLADKESDCCEWEKVKCDITTGRVIKLSLNNTIYWNGESGRGWYFNASLFLPFEELHHLDLSYNYISGWVPNEGFERFSSLSKLKVLYLDGNYFNNSILSSLSGIASLKELHLGDNNLNGEGFDRFSLLSKLEVLHLDVNNFNHSILQSLSGIMSLKELDLSNNNLNGTIHIKEFKAFSNLEELYLSNNKITDFVTTRDSNILTKLQHLDLSLNDFSARVLESLTAFPSLKILDLSYNNMVGSFTTKELSKLNNLEQLKLDNSSIDKSLLQKIGVLTSLKVLAVKDCGLNGNLPDLGWCELKKIQEIYLSGNNFEGRLPSCMANLTSLQVLDLSYNHFNENIAQSPLSSLSSLVYLSFSDNKFLIPSTFSFLFNLSNLKILVGDNNILALETDSLTWIPTFQLKVFSLSKCSFNIHNSTTPRFLQYQYDLRVINLSHNKLVGQFSNWLLENNTRLEAFDLKNNSFRGPFIVPYDIHPNIFIIDISDNYLHGPIPTNLGLIFPNLKFLNMSRNEFEGNIPTSFGNLVFLTGLDLSENHFPGTIPMHFIMGCYRLEFLILSNNSFNGQIFPTNFNLTNLHYLYLDNNHFSGILPTWIGNISSLEDIFMAKNHLEGPIPIELCKLVHLTFLDLSDNNLFGYIPSCFNSSSINFFQLNKNFLSGPIPSAFQNNSNLFALNLRDNLLTGNIPNWIGSLSSLRILLLKGNHLGDQIPVQLCLLQHLNILDLSYNKFSGPIPHCLSNITFDASTQDNSFGGLYSRETYSSSLSLYSTIIEALYYGIFMFDPSVNVEEEVQFATKSRTYTYKGYILEYMFGIDLSCNNLEGNIPPELGRINSSIRALNLSHNNLSGSIPVTFSNLKQIESLDLSYNNLKGKIQPQLTEMTSLAVFSVAHNNLSGATPDRKNQFITFDENSYKGNPLLCGPPLQNGCTRIRPPFTTPVDNEGEEGDSLMDMGVFYISFSVIYITVLLGIVAVLYINPYWRRAWFNLIDVCIDTCYCFVVIHYRKLFNFKSA